In the genome of Cyclopterus lumpus isolate fCycLum1 chromosome 19, fCycLum1.pri, whole genome shotgun sequence, the window TCTGCACTTGTGCATTCATACAACAAAATTAATTGGTAAATTGGTAAAAGCTGATGCtgcacaaatacatttagaGCTTCTTTATCAAATAATGAGATATAGTGCAGTCGGGAAGTATTCAGACCCACATTGCCATTGAGTATTCAGACTGGTGGCTGGTTTAGTTTTATCTCTGAAATACATTGTCTCCGTTGAACGACTGAATACAGACAGCTCTGTGCCTTTCATGTCCAATCATTTGAATGTATCGCAGGTGGACTCCAATCGAGGTGTTGAAACATCTCGAAGATGTCAATGTGAtaattttcatttaaaaaaatgaacattttctAAAATCCTTGTTTTTAAGGCTGCAACATAACACAATGTGAAGGTCTGAATACTCTATGAATGTATGTTACTCTATGAATGTACACCCACATTATTACTGCCACATAAACCAGGAGGGGGTTGATTGAAGTAAACAGTCTGCCTGATCTGAACACGGTGACGCTTTGTTATTGGACTTCTGTGATAATCATGAACTCCATAGGGAACACTGTGTTCCAGCATAGTTCATAAATGTACCAGGTACCAGAACCGCTTAGGCCAAAGATCAATGAtggatctgtgtgtttgtattggaACGAGAGCCGAGTTGTGACCAAAAAGTCTTTGTTGCAACCAAGGAGACCACTCGTGAAAAGAATGGAGGAGTCTTTTTAGCCCAAAGGAACCCTGCAACCTCTCTGAAGGACTTTCCATTTGCCAGAAAGTAATTCTGGCTAGGACCTAAAATATACCAGCCCCCATCATGTTCACAAATGAAAAtgatgtttctgtgttttctgaacTTTGTACATAGTCAAGCTAGCTGTTCCCCCTATTCACagtttaagctaagctaatagcATGCTGGTTCTAGCTAGATACTTAACACACAAATGGGAGTGGTATTCTGATTCTTCTGATCCAACTCTCAGATATAAAGTGACTAAGCATACATcccaaaaagtcaaaatgttccTCTAGAAGTATTGTTACTTCTCTGATTTCAATCTACAAACAGTTTGATGATTAGTTTTTAAAGATACCCGTTTTGATCCCCTTCCAAAGCAGCCATAGCAGGATTGTTTTGCCGCTCAGAGGTAGCCATAGCCTCTTTTTACTTGGTGATGTAACCttgatattatattatcattgaCAGATCTGACCCAAAATAGACGCTGATCTCTGGTTCAGAGCCCTTCACTCACTTTCTCTCCAAAAGCACAGGCACCACTCTGCTGTAGAGACCTTCCCATCCTTGTAGCTGTCACAGGAGTTGAAGAAGGGTCGGATGCAGACCTCGTACTTGTCCAAGTTAATAGCAGCCAGCTCAGCCTGGTCCAGATACAGGTCACTGTTAGTGTCCAACCTTGAGAACATCCAGCCGATGGAGTCCTTGCAGCTGGCCACGAGGCTCTTGTCAAGCACTGTCAGCAAAGAAATTCCATTGCACTTCAGTTTCTTTCTGTTTAGACTACACTTCTTTACACAGACGATTGAGTTGTACGTTTGAGAATAAAACCTCATTGTGAGTTTTCTAACCTGAAGCGGTGCCAGCCCTGAGCTTGCCAGAGTTATTCTGCTTCGCGTTTCCATGAAGGAGTTGGAACCAGTCTCTCAGACGGTCTCCCAAGTCTGCCAGGTCCTGGCCAGTGCAGCTCTCTGAGGGAACACACAAAAAGGGAATCCCAGCATTCAAAACCTTGGCAGGCACTTAACAGCAATCTGACTGATGTACAGTGAACAGAATCAAAGGCGGAGGTTTCACTCATGTGTAAAGCTGTCGAGGTGCATGCTGTCATTCACAAGCATATGATCTGCCCctcaaagaaaatattaattaattaattttcatgGCCTGTAATTGCTGTTACCCAATAGGAATCCACTTTCCGTCTAAGGCTAAGCACCAGATGAAAAACAGGAGTAATATTTCATCCTTTTGATCAATTGGCATATTTACGAGCTTGGACAATCAATACTGTTTGGCTGCAATGTACACTCTAAATAATTAATCACTACAGGATTGAAAGAGCACTTTAACCACATGGGGGATATTTGGCTAACAGTAATCTCTGAAATTGGTGAGTATTGATCCTAAATGTGGAACACTGAGTTGATTAGTCCTCTCCTACTGACAACATGCTGCGTGCGAAGCAtcacagcttctttttttgacTCATAAAAAGGGATGACAGCCGTGCAGAAAGGGAGGTGTGAATGCCAACATCGAGACGTATAGAAGAAGGTAAAGAAAAGGCCACTTGCCACGTTTGATGTCAGTATTTGAGAGGGAAACGGGGGCTGTGGCGCAGGGGCAGAAGCCAGCACACATGATGTTCAGCTCTTTGCCTGTGAGGCAGGCCTGCTGCTCCATCTTACActgtgaggagaaagagacagttCAAATATTTATGGAGGTGACCGCAGGAAAAAGAGATTTCTCATTCAGATGAGACACAGCACTTTCGAAAAGGCAGCAAGAATGAGCTGTCATTTCCCCGCCAGCCTTCAATGCAAGGTCGAAATTAGGTAAAAAACTATACATGAATCAATAAAGAGTCCTGGCAGAGGTCGGTGTCCGGTGATGCCGCTAAAAAATGCTGTCAGTCATTAATCACACAGCCGTGTTGAGCCCGCCCACTTGTCCTCCAGCAGTGATGAACTGTGCTGCCCTGCTGCGTCCATGTATATGTCAGCGCAGCAGGAAACAGCTCTTGACTGGACTTCTCTCATTACTTAAAACGATGACACGGGTGTTTTCAATTTCTTTTCAGGGTTTTTATCGTTAGAAGAATCCAGTGATGAAGcaaaaatatactgtatgtacgcCAAGTACAAGGTAGAGTACTTCTAGAGCGAGATGCTGGTGCAGAATATTTTCTCTTACCTCAGAGGCGTAGTTGTGTCCATCAGAGCCGCATACAGGTGAGGAGGCAGCGACAGGACAAGGCTTGCAGCCGGTTTCATGAGCCTCCAGCTGCTCGGGCTGTTTGCCTCTGATAATTAcaggaaaaagggaaaaagttcAAATGTCAGTCCTCCCAAATTACAGAGGATTTCATTTACTTCCAGGTTCTATTTTATCAGGTCTTCAGCCAGGTGAATGGGTTTACCATTTATCCATCTTAATTCTGCGCATTGGGATGCCAACATTTGTTAATTATCAAACACAAACTAAAGCTCAGGCTGATGTATATGTCATCAGTTGTGCGGTAATTTGTCCATCAATTATTAAGTAAAAGTTTTAACCTGATGACGACGAAAGGAAATCTAAATTATTACAATCAATTGTCAAGGAGATGTGGATGAATTTggtggcaatccatccaatagttgtgaAGACATTTCACTAATtgttgagagagaaaaagtcagGTGATCATCAAAGTTaagaggattcatcctctggggaccatgactCTTGGACACAATGTCATGTCAATCAATCCAatggttgttgagatattaaAGTCTGACTGACCAACATCGGCTCTCCTACATCAACGGCGCCAGTATGGCGAAAAGCTCAAAAGTATCTCTTTCCAGAAACATTGATTCTGCACAGTGTAGTTTTCATGGTGACTATTTCTTTAGTACAGAGGAAACAGTTGACAGAGCGGTCTGAGGATTTTCCAGAGCATCAGATAATGCCTGTCTGAATTCCACAGTGGGccaaagacatgcagacagactcCAGGAGAGCTGAGTCACTGCCCAGCTAAGAAACTCAAATATCtctaatttctttaaaaaaacaaacagaaaacttGCACTGGAGCACATCTAGCTGCTTGTTTGAGAGCGATGCACTTGCAATCTTCTGATGACATCTTGCACGAGTTTGATTACACTTATTGTTGTTGAGTTGATTTGGACAAAATGATCTGCAACATAAATTTAACGGGCCACTTAATGGGGAAGACATGTCGCTGTTGATTAAGTAAATGTTCCAATCACTTTTACTGTGGTGGGATGGCAACAGAAAACCCGAGAGGCTGATATCTTCGATTTCtggtaaacaaaaacagaattgTCTGCATTTGCCTGTTAATATTTGAAAGCACTGTTTCGTAAAATCCCACTGGCTTGCTCTCCTCTGATTGACTTCTGAGGCTGCTACTTAATGATGCCGGGATGGTTTAGCGTGGTTGCGTTCATGCTTATTACCCATTATTCGACACAGCCCCTCTCATCTCTGGAGGGACTCTGTAAATGAAGCACTTTATTGAAAAAGATAAGCGCCTGTTGCAGCAGATAGACTTTGAAGGTAGTAATAATTCACTTCATTAATTCTTTTCAGACTGCAACTCTGCTCATTTGTTTTCCAGTCAAAGTGGAATAAATGGGTGAAGGActaaataaatgctttttagTGAGCTTCACACAGAAAACTAAAGGGTCGTTGTGAACGGAGGAGCTTTACTTTGTATTAAATGACCACAGTGTTGAAGTGACTATTTGCTTTAGCTGTCATGGTTCAACTCAAACCACCTCCTCTAGAGCTGCCCTCTTATCAACATGGGAAGTTCAGTAAAGTATTCTTTCTGGGGGTCGGGCACACAGTGTACTCCATGATCAAGAGGTTTGAGATGTAAGAACACGGTTGCTTAGTGACGGACGATAAGAGTGACGCCACCTCGCACATTTAGTTTCCTTTTGTGCGTTTTTTGCACGCCATTGTCATGCTACGATTTTTATCAACTCTTAACAATTAACATGGGCTCCGACACTGTGTTAAAACGTCATACATCATAACATATAAATGCCACCGAAGAGCACCAGAACTTTAGCTCTGTTTGTGGTCTAACTTCTGAGGGAACTGTCAGGCTCTTTATCTGCTGGCcactaactgtgtctgtctgctctttGACGCTAGGCAACATATAGCCTCCAGTGGATTTTGAACTTTTTTGGCTGAAAACATCTTCTCACAACTTAAATGACACAATTAGAATATTACAAGCAGAAGCTCAAGAAAGAACGGTTCTCATCATACAATGTATTTGTGGATTCGGTGCCACCTGAAGACCAGTGttcatataaaccagtttatcACAAAAGAAGTTTGGTGTGGCATTTCAAATGGAAAATTTGCATTAATCACAGAAGACTAGATTTTACAGTTAGCCATGACAAATGTGTATACATCAATCAACATTGAAGAACTAATCTGGCTGCTCTGTTCTGTGCAATTTGcacgttttatttttatgtttctcGGCTGCACTTGACCAAATGACTATTTGATATATGTTACATAACTGCAGCAGTTTGTTAACAAGTTAGACTAGATACAAACCAAGTATGTCAGTAATGTATGTAAATCAGGCTCCTTGTTATTAGCTGCACCTTTTGTGTTAATATCAGATTATATTTATCTAAACTACAAGGGTGATTTGGCAACAGTTTGTTGACACTTTTGCAGTTGTTATTTGTCAAATGGGAGATATCGTAGCTGTCCGAACTTCTCCATATTTCAACCAGAAGGCTGATATGaatgttttttcccctctcagCTGCTTGTATTTACAGTTCATATCATAAGCCATGGACACAATGTAAGCCATGGTTGTTCAGGATTGGtcagattttaaaaacactgttatgaaTGCATGAAGCGAGACCAAATGCAGAGGATAATTGGGttgcacagaaaaaaacagtatAGTGTTGCTGATCAGCCAGTTTCATGCTTTACGTGTTGCACACACATAATAATCTGGTGTTGAGGATTATCACATCCATGAAGCTGAGAAGACACTTTCATCTGATTTGATGACGTGTTAACTTTagtcttaaataaatgtatgggTTCACAAACTGATGATCCGTGTACTTTTAAGTAATTAACCTAATTAATAGTGTCTTCATATTAATTAAAGCCACTATCGGGAGTTCATTATACATCATGCATTAGATTAGATCATGATGAGTCATCTATTAGGCATTAATCAATCCCAAAGTATGTACCCTTGACATTAGGTGTTGCCCATTAAACTAGCATCTCTTTCATTGTGTCTAGACATGACTTATGATTTCAAGTGTAGTCATGTAAGGATGAATAATAGCCGTAAAGATTTGAATCTTACAAGCAACTAAGTTTGAAGTTGAATCACTGCTGAAGAATTTATTATGACATAAATTACCACTGAACGTACCACTGCAATATATTATTTTGATGTGACATCCCACCCTCTGAGTTGAGGACTCAACCTACCTGTGCTCCAGTTTCTTGCGATTGACACACATGGCCCTCTGGTAGCCCTGGGCGACGCACACCTTATGGCGGCTGCACTTCACATTCTGGCACGGGTCCTTGGTGGTGTCCACGGCTgcaagcacacaaacaacaacactgcaAATCACTAGAGGTGTCAATCACCGCTGAGGTGTTTTGCTTAAATTCTCTATTTTTGCCACCTCCTGGTGAGAAGAAATACAGAGCTTCCGGCTGTTGTTTTATTCGTCTTTACGAGGAGCATGTGTTCAACAGATTGAAAGCAAACgaaaacagacattttaagTGCCACGTATTCAAATAGTTatgtatttacacatttgaaaACGATCTTCCGTCCTCTCTTTTCAACACGGGCGGGCATatgtaatgaataaaaaaaattaaaaaacacgaaatgtgaaaaatattctAGCAGCGTGCACAAATGAGTCCATTGATTTTATAGCCGGCAGTGCTGAAAAACATGGACGCCTCGCTGTCATTAGCGAGGCAGCCTGTCGTCAACAGTACTCCAACGCCTGTCTGATTGCCAGAAAGCCTGACAGCACTGATTGAGCATCTCTTTCTCTCGACTTGTCACATCTCACTTCCCCCATGTCAAGTTATCACTGTCTTGCctcttctcactctctctctcacacacacacgcacacgcacacgcacgcacgcacacacacacacacacacacacacacacacacacacacacacacacacacacacacacacacacacacacacacactcactcactccatCTTTGTCTCCCACGTTCCCTTTCATTCtatcctcttccctcctctctctctctctctctctctctctctctctctctctctctttggagAGTTGAACTCTTCAACGCCAACCTCTCCTTGATAGTCCGAGATGGAAATAGCATTGTGTCCTCCACCTTCCTCAGCCTCTGGTCAATACCATCCCAAACTGTACGTCACCACCCTCACAGGCCAATTTTTTTTTGCCTTGCAGGGGAGGCCTCGGAAAACACACGGATAGATTTACAAGTGAGTGGCAAGAGGCGGTCGGCGAGAGAAATTTTAAGCTGTGAAATCCTGAGTCAGCTTTGAGCAGCTGCTTTGCAGTCAACACGGTCAACAGACTGAGAGGCTGCCAGCCAGATTCCTGCAAATCCTAAGACTAGGTGGTAGTTTGATGCTACAGCATGGGAGGTACAAGGGAACAGTGTATAACACGACAACGCCGAAGGGATCCAAAAATACTGATGGGAAGCTGTGTGCCTGTGGTGTGTTTGCTCTATCAGAACAGGTGTGAGAGTGAGCTGGTGACTGGAGTTCATTAAGAGCGGCACCACTTCCGAGCTTCCTAGCTTGTGATCCACCAGTTTTTGTACAAAAAATGCAATTTTCATTATGGAGGTGTTGGCTCcggttgttgtttttaggaTAGCAGGATATCTCATAGCTTCATACGGACAAGGTTCTAAGTTACGTATCACTCATTTGCACTCAtcagcactaaacacaaacattGGCGAGAAAAATCTAATTATTGTTGCATTCTActatgcaaaaaaagaagaagaaaaaaagacatttttgtcACATACAGAATAATAAGTGGTCAAACACACTCTTTTTAGCAGTCATACTACTTCATCATACCTTATATATGAAAATCATTCAAACTTTAAACCTCCCAAGAATCAACCCAAACTGTCACCACACATCTCATTTTGactatttctttaaaacaaaagagagcAAAGACATCTTATATTTTCACATCTCACATCAAATCACACCTCTCAGCTTTCTTCTGGCTTATTTTACAGATACTGCCAGCGTGTATTTTGTTGGTGGTTTCAGAGCACAAGGCttaacatttcatttagttAATAACGGTTTCAGTCATGGACCGTAAACCTTTATGTGGGCAGGGAACCACACTGAGTGTTCTTTTTTTAGTGGTGTAATATACCTTTAACTATAACCACTTTCTTCTGTGCCATTTTACAGTGACTGTACCTGCCGTCcactcacacatacaccacAGGGCCGTGCACTGCGCAGTCTGAAtatataaagaagaagaagaaaataaaactagAAAGCACGAAGGCACGAAGGCTCTACAATCCTAGTCATGAGTTACTttgataattaaaaatgtgGATGTGTATCTGGATACAATATACTCATTCTGCGAGACAAAACACTATGCATATGATGTCCAGAAATACCAGGGCCAAGTATGAATATAGATATAGCATATTGTCCACTGGCAGCCCTGGTTTTTAGGAGAATATATCCTCTGAGAACAAAATCTCTTAGgctgatttaatttaatttaatagcTGCAGCTGGACACTGAACCTATAAATAAAATCATCGACATTTGGTttcaacaacacaacatctaaAACAATAACAGTGTGCTGCAGAGCGgggaataaacaaaaacaactactGTTTTCTCAGTTTATATTTAGTGAAGAGTGGATGAAATGTATTGAACTAGTGGTGGTAAATGCTTTTTGTACAATAACTGAAATTAGTTTTAAGTTTTAAGATACGGTGGCGAACTTAGCAAATAATGGTCACTCACACAGCAACAGAtcaacacagagcaacattagcattgtcTCGCaattatcattcatttggagtcgtgtTTCTGGCCATCTGGTGAATACAAGTCCAATATTCATTCTCCCGTcatctgtttttggtctccaccaactcctgagggaaatatgcGTCTCTCCAGCTGTGTCAGTCAGCTGTTTTGTGCCTTCAGAGCATTCTCACTAAATACCGCTGCCTGTTTACGGCCGAAAACAACGCTGACTAGAGTAGTGAGAGTGAATTAAAACAGCAACGTTGCGtgttggaaaacaaaaacaagaagccAAAATGCTCTGTAGAGCCATGGGGGTCTTCCACTACGAGCCCCTCCTTTCACATTACATACTCATTTGGTCaatttttatatacataaaaagTTGATTACAGCTACTTTAAAGTAAACAACCTTTAAtccaagaaaaacattttttattgaaatactgAGCACTTTATAAACAGCCATGTGTTCGAGTTGTTGGATGTGAATCTCCAGCTAAGATATTCACTTTAAAATATACCTTTTAATTACTTTACTGTATGTTCCCATGGAAACAAAGCTTGGTGTTTTCAGTATAGTTTCAGATGGTGATGTGTACCTCTCTCATTGCTCCCATGTTCAGTATTTCTGCCTCCAAGCAACAGCTTAAGACCAAACACGTCCCTCACACAGTATTCTTATACAACTCCTACATGCTGAAGATGAAATCCACGCACAAGATTTAATTTGCATTAAAGCTCAAGTGTGTTTTCCACCTCGCCTGCTCTGCTGGTTGTttacatcatgctgtattggcAATTCAGGGCAGGGTCGGGACGTGTGAGGGCCATTATGGGTTTTGAATCCGCCTGTAATCATGTCAACAAAAGAGATGAAACTGCTATGAGCCTGTTTCCAATCTCtctgagattattattattattattattattattattattacactgccatcaaaaaacatgacataacaCGACTGCGTTCTCATCCATGATCAGCTTTCTCCCGGTTGTCTGTGAGTTCTCTACTGAACGTTGCAGTTGGACAGGATCCTAAATCCATAATTAGTTTTACATTGACATGTAGTAAAGCACTGGTTGTGgctaaataaaagaaagaaaagaagagccCCAAAAGAATAGTAGCTCACATCTGAAACCTAAAAGATTTAGTGCTGATGAATATTGAAAGCATGAGAGATAGGTTTTAAGAAAATTAGTTTCAACTGGATTTGCAATTACTGTCATCTTAGAAGACGCTCGAATACCTTTTGATTTAATTGCTGCTCGCTGTGTTAACCTGCAGCTTTTATTCAACTCCAATGGAGCTACGACATTATTTACTCATCATAAAAAAGGATGCAGCACCTCTTCATTACACATTATGTCTGAATACATTCCCAAAGTTGTACAAATGGAAGCGTAATCACagtgaaagtatttttttcagtttggcATTAGAGAAGTTTAACTTATCGGCAAAAATAGAGGATGTCAAAGTCAAATATGGCAACCCCTCTGTTAAATCAGAGCAGTGGGCACcttattgtttttgtaatgGCCCCATAAAACCTCAGCAGAGCCGAGTTGACGTCTCAATCGGCTCACATTACAAaagaaccagaggagtctgaAGGTCTCATGTTAGGTCTTTTGTTCTACCCGGGGCTAGCAGGTACACCTTGTCTATTTTCTGCTGTCCAGTTGAATTAGCAATAAAGAGGCCCCTGATCAATTAACTGTGCAGAATTAGCCCCAGTGGGGGTTGGGACGAGGATGAAATCAATGGTATTCAAATGAACACCCACACTACAGCAAGCGAGGCGTTTTCTTGAGACCGCATTAGTTATTCTCCCTGTTGTCAGAACAGATGCTGGGAAAACGTCTGGAGCTGCTGCTTCTCACATTGTTCTCTTTTGAGGCAAATTTCCAAAACTATTCAATGTCTTAAGTGAGGCAGTGTGcgtttatatatattacacactaCTTGCATTTATGATTATCATATATCACACACAAGTcatatttttaacaaaatgcTGAATTAATTGTCTTCtcataattcattcattttcctACACTATTGGCAATTGAACTTGTGATATTCTTACTTTTATCCAAGACTATTATCCATAGCTTTAGGTGATTAAATTGTGTACCTATATTTGTCTATTGATTGAATTAACAGGTGCTAAATATTTCTCTTCAGTGTGCCAGATATTAAATCACATGCTTTTACATGCGAGCAATTAATTGCTTATTTACAGACGCATCAGTTATGTAGCAACATTATAACTAATTTGGAATCGTGGTTTTGACCATGTGATGCATTTCATGTCCAATCCTACAATATTCACCGGCTATTTCTATACTTTGACCGCCCGCTGTTCGATGCTGGACAGGTGGCGTACAGCGAGTTTGAAGAGCTTTTTTCTCTGAAGACTAGACGTGAGCGGAGAGAGGGAATCAAAAcaaatgagctgaaagatgctaagaCGCCGCATAGAGCTGAGAGGAACAGCCAAGCTGTGCCTCACTCGAAGAGTCCTCCTTCACTACAAGAAAAAATATAGATCTTCTCCAGACATCAGTTCAACCCCTTTATTTACAATGTCCTCAAGTGGAAGTTAGATGATCTCTACAAGCTTTAAACCACAGTTGGGCTATCAAACTCAGTTTGTGAAGACACAGCAGTCACGTTTCAACTGGGGAATTTTACACTTTTTACAAAAGACAGTGTTGATTGTTTTAAACGCTATGCTCAATACTGTGATTTGTTCTCCCCAAATTTAAAAGATTTGCATTTGCACTctcttaatgcttttttttatatcattataATATCATTAGGcctataaatatttttaaaaagaagccattttacctttttttttttgtagtccCCTTCCTCTTCCACGGCTGATTTTCTAAcagtaatatttttttcttcccctgaCAAGAAACCCCTTAGAGGTAAATGGAGCCAGGTGGGTGTTTGGAGTTGAGCCCTCAGCAACAAAAGCAATTATAGCAGGCTTTTGAAAGTAATGGATCCGACTGCAGGCTCAGACTTTCCTCTCCTGAATCACAACAGGCGCTCATCCTCCACAAGCTCTGACGCTCCCAACTAGCGCTCCCCACACGCTGGATGACCTTATACAGCTGCTGCAATTAAGAAAAGCCATCACTTCTATACTGTACGTTGCACTTTTTCATTGTGTACAGCAGATAGACAGCAATTAGCATTAATTACAGAATGCTGGTAGAATCCGAAACACagacgttttttcttcttctttgaagTAGAACTGGCCATTTAAGTAAAGCCATTTAAATATTAAACGTCTTTGCAAACCGTCTCTGCATATAGTACCACATACACTCAGGCGCTCAGTGGAAAAACCATTAAACTTCAAATTAAACCACAAAGCCATTCTCATGTGTGCACAGAAAATCTTTTCTAATCAGAGAAAATCAGACTTACTTTCATCAGAGCCCGTGTTCTCCTCAATGTTTTTGATGTAGTCATCCTGGAAAGAAAATGGATTTGCATTCATGGattgaatatttcatttttgACAACAGACTAGAGGAAATATGCTTTCACACTCATTCTTAATAGGAATTCAGAAAACGTAAATAATGAAGGAAGCTTAAAGAAACGATGAATGACTGTGATTTTAGCAATACAAATACATTCAGCTCTTTTGTTGAATAGATGGGTTTAAAATGGGACATTTTCCTAATATGCAAAACATGAAGGAGTTTTTTCTAAATCCAATGTtgaattatattaaataaattaagattCACCACATATTCTGTATGTGTGCTTGACTGATTAATCTTTATTTCCATCTTtgagttaaattaaataataagaaCTACAAACAGAAGAAGTTTGCCAGAATAATAGCATACATAACTACTTACTTGTacttatttgtatacattttttgaTATATGTTGCAATTCTACCGTTTACTTTAATGCTACTGTGTCCTTTCTGTCTTCATCTGCTGTGTTTTTTCAGACGCTTTATCACCTAATTTTTCTTCCTGGGTATGATTAAAGTGTTATCTTATCTCTTATCTTTGTTTAAGATTTAAGATTtggaaaacaaactaaaaagcAGTCGCCTTGTTTTGTCCAGACCGTCCTGACGGTGCCGCCGTCAAAGGTTTGTTCTGGAGGGGATTCTTCCTCCGAGGAGCCTTCGTACTGTGTGAATGTCCTGAGGAGATCAGACTAGCTGACTTAGTGTCTTCTTAGAAAATAACTCGCCTGACGACATTTCATCACTAGGCTCTAGGCTTCCAAGTTTGGGATTGCTTCTTCATCCATTACATTTGGTTGTAATATACTATcactgtcaaatgttttcttgtccagagttaaatgagaacattgataccactctcatgtctgtgtgctAAATGTGTCGCTGGAAACAGCAGGCAATGAatttagcttagcacaaagactggaaacagggggaaacagctaacctggctctgtccaaacaTCCGTTTTACACTTTGGTTATGAAACAGATTAAaatgacagaataaataaatataaggtGTACATTGATGAGATTTAGACCTGCAAAAATGGATTTAGTTCCATTTGTAGAGAGCCAGACTaactgtttccccctgtttccagttgttatgctaagctaagctaagcagaGTCCTAGTTAGCATACAAGCAAGAGtgatattgatcttctcatttaaAGCTCAGCAAGCAAATGagtaagcatatttcccaacatgTCAGACAGGTTATTTAAGTGTTATATTAGAGTTATTATGGTTGCAGTTGTAGATCTCTAACATTAAGTAAACTGCAAAAGACTTACAGCATAATATAAAAAGACCTGGACTCTCTTAGCTTCATCACTGTTGCAAAGGGAATATTTGCAAACTAACTCTGGCTTTTAGATTGTGTCCAGGGGGTTGCCCTGGAGCGATGATACACATTCACTG includes:
- the LOC117748807 gene encoding testican-2-like, which gives rise to MVALGVVACLCLLVGFSLQVDVKSGKEAGKAGNFMEDEQWLSTISQYGRKMKHWNRFRDEVEDDYIKNIEENTGSDETVDTTKDPCQNVKCSRHKVCVAQGYQRAMCVNRKKLEHRGKQPEQLEAHETGCKPCPVAASSPVCGSDGHNYASECKMEQQACLTGKELNIMCAGFCPCATAPVSLSNTDIKRESCTGQDLADLGDRLRDWFQLLHGNAKQNNSGKLRAGTASVLDKSLVASCKDSIGWMFSRLDTNSDLYLDQAELAAINLDKYEVCIRPFFNSCDSYKDGKVSTAEWCLCFWREKPPCLAELERIQVQEAAKKKPGMYIPSCDEDGYYRKVQCDQSRGECWCVDQHGGEMMGTRIHGNPDCDEVAGYSGDFGSGVGWEDEEEKEAEDTGEEAEEEEEEEGEADDGGYIW